From a region of the Xyrauchen texanus isolate HMW12.3.18 chromosome 39, RBS_HiC_50CHRs, whole genome shotgun sequence genome:
- the LOC127632814 gene encoding RNA-binding protein 39-like isoform X2: MKDDKSLSTNGHEERSKKKKKSRSRSKSKSRERKRSRSRDRKKSHDRRRSRSKDRKRSRSRDRRRSRSRSKERGGRYKAPFSGLKFNGGPRGKIGPPPTIKLSRRRSRSRSPFKKDKSPIRQPIDNLTPEERDARTVFCMQLAARIRPRDLEEFFSAVGKVRDVRIISDRNSRRSKGIAYIEFVDSTSVPLAIGLSGQRLLGVPIIVQASQAEKNRAAALANNLQKGSSGPMRLYVGSLHFNITEDMLRGIFEPFGRIDSIQLMMDSETARSKGYGFITFADAECAKKALEQLNGFELAGRPMKVGHVTERTDASTASSFLDNDELERTGIDLGTTGRLQLMARLAEGTGLQIPPAAQQAIQMSGSMVAMAAATAAMNPGLSFNINVPTNQALNLPSQPIATHCFQLSNMFNPNSENDTGWENEIQDDVIEECNKHGGVIHIYVDKKSAEGNVYVKCPTIPAAMAAVSALHGRWFGGKMITAAYVPLPTYHNLFPESVQATQLLMPSRR, translated from the exons ATGAAG GATGACAAGTCGTTGAGTACCAATGGCCATGAAGAACGAAGCAAGAA GAAAAAGAAGAGCAGGAGTCGCAGCAAAAGCAAGAGCCGGGAACGGAAAAGAAGCAGGAGCCGAGACCGCAAGAAGAGTCACGACCGCAGAAGGAGCCGCAGCAAAGATCGGAAACGTAGTCGCAGCAGGGACAGACGCCGCAGCCGTTCCAGGAGCAAGGAGCGTGGTGGACGCTACAAAGCTCCTTT TTCTGGCCTGAAATTTAATGGTGGTCCCAGGGGGAAGATTGGCCCACCACCTACCATCAAACTAAG CCGTAGAAGGTCTAGAAGCCGCAGTCCTTTCAAGAAAGACAAAAGCCCTATAAG ACAGCCCATTGATAATCTCACCCCTGAGGAAAGAGATGCACGCACAGTTTTCTGCATGCAGCTGGCAGCCAGAATCCGACCACGAGACCTGGAGGAATTCTTTTCTGCAGTTGGAAAA GTAAGAGATGTGCGAATCATCTCTGACAGAAACTCCAGAAGATCCAAAGGAATTGCATATATTGAGTTTGTGGATTCCACCTCTGTACCCTTGGCAATCGGCCTGTCTGGACAAAGACTTCTTGGTGTACCAATTATTGTCCAGGCTTCACAG GCTGAAAAGAACAGAGCAGCTGCACTGGCTAACAACTTGCAGAAAGGCAGTTCTGGACCCATGAGACTGTATGTTGGCTCATTACATTTTAACATCACAGAGGACATGCTTAGAGGGATATTTGAACCATTTGGAAGg ATTGATAGTATTCAACTGATGATGGATAGTGAAACGGCAAGATCTAAAGGATATGGCTTTATCACA TTTGCTGATGCTGAATGTGCTAAGAAGGCTCTGGAACAGCTTAATGGCTTTGAGTTGGCTGGAAGACCAATGAAAGTTGGGCATGTGACAGAGCGAACAGATGCCTCCACTGCCAGCTCCTTCCTGGACAATGATGAGCTGGAAAGGACCGGCATTGATCTGGGAACTACTGGAAGGCTTCAACTAATGGCCAGACTAGCTGAAG gtACTGGTTTACAGATTCCACCTGCTGCACAGCAGGCCATTCAGATGAGTGGCTCCATGGTAGCCATGGCTGCAGCTACTG ctgctATGAACCCTGGATTGAGTTTTAATATTAATGTGCCCACAAACCAAGCTTTGAATCTACCATCTCAACCAATTGCAACACACTGCTTCCAGCTCTCCAACATGTTCAATCCAAACTC AGAAAATGATACTGGCTGGGAAAATGAAATTCAGGATGATGTCATTGAAGAGTGTAACAAACATGGTGGAGTCATACACATATATGTGGATAAGAAATCTGCTGAA GGTAATGTCTATGTGAAGTGTCCCACCATTCCTGCTGCCATGGCTGCAGTCAGTGCATTGCATGGACGCTGGTTTGGAG GTAAAATGATCACAGCAGCTTATGTCCCACTTCCCACATATCACAACCTTTTCCCAGAGTCAGTGCAAGCCACACAGCTTCTTATGCCCAGCCGCCGGTGA
- the LOC127632814 gene encoding RNA-binding protein 39-like isoform X1: MADDLDIEAMLEAPYKKDDKSLSTNGHEERSKKKKKSRSRSKSKSRERKRSRSRDRKKSHDRRRSRSKDRKRSRSRDRRRSRSRSKERGGRYKAPFSGLKFNGGPRGKIGPPPTIKLSRRRSRSRSPFKKDKSPIRQPIDNLTPEERDARTVFCMQLAARIRPRDLEEFFSAVGKVRDVRIISDRNSRRSKGIAYIEFVDSTSVPLAIGLSGQRLLGVPIIVQASQAEKNRAAALANNLQKGSSGPMRLYVGSLHFNITEDMLRGIFEPFGRIDSIQLMMDSETARSKGYGFITFADAECAKKALEQLNGFELAGRPMKVGHVTERTDASTASSFLDNDELERTGIDLGTTGRLQLMARLAEGTGLQIPPAAQQAIQMSGSMVAMAAATAAMNPGLSFNINVPTNQALNLPSQPIATHCFQLSNMFNPNSENDTGWENEIQDDVIEECNKHGGVIHIYVDKKSAEGNVYVKCPTIPAAMAAVSALHGRWFGGKMITAAYVPLPTYHNLFPESVQATQLLMPSRR; encoded by the exons ATGGCCGATGATTTGGACATTGAAGCGATGCTGGAGGCTCCTTATAAAAAG GATGACAAGTCGTTGAGTACCAATGGCCATGAAGAACGAAGCAAGAA GAAAAAGAAGAGCAGGAGTCGCAGCAAAAGCAAGAGCCGGGAACGGAAAAGAAGCAGGAGCCGAGACCGCAAGAAGAGTCACGACCGCAGAAGGAGCCGCAGCAAAGATCGGAAACGTAGTCGCAGCAGGGACAGACGCCGCAGCCGTTCCAGGAGCAAGGAGCGTGGTGGACGCTACAAAGCTCCTTT TTCTGGCCTGAAATTTAATGGTGGTCCCAGGGGGAAGATTGGCCCACCACCTACCATCAAACTAAG CCGTAGAAGGTCTAGAAGCCGCAGTCCTTTCAAGAAAGACAAAAGCCCTATAAG ACAGCCCATTGATAATCTCACCCCTGAGGAAAGAGATGCACGCACAGTTTTCTGCATGCAGCTGGCAGCCAGAATCCGACCACGAGACCTGGAGGAATTCTTTTCTGCAGTTGGAAAA GTAAGAGATGTGCGAATCATCTCTGACAGAAACTCCAGAAGATCCAAAGGAATTGCATATATTGAGTTTGTGGATTCCACCTCTGTACCCTTGGCAATCGGCCTGTCTGGACAAAGACTTCTTGGTGTACCAATTATTGTCCAGGCTTCACAG GCTGAAAAGAACAGAGCAGCTGCACTGGCTAACAACTTGCAGAAAGGCAGTTCTGGACCCATGAGACTGTATGTTGGCTCATTACATTTTAACATCACAGAGGACATGCTTAGAGGGATATTTGAACCATTTGGAAGg ATTGATAGTATTCAACTGATGATGGATAGTGAAACGGCAAGATCTAAAGGATATGGCTTTATCACA TTTGCTGATGCTGAATGTGCTAAGAAGGCTCTGGAACAGCTTAATGGCTTTGAGTTGGCTGGAAGACCAATGAAAGTTGGGCATGTGACAGAGCGAACAGATGCCTCCACTGCCAGCTCCTTCCTGGACAATGATGAGCTGGAAAGGACCGGCATTGATCTGGGAACTACTGGAAGGCTTCAACTAATGGCCAGACTAGCTGAAG gtACTGGTTTACAGATTCCACCTGCTGCACAGCAGGCCATTCAGATGAGTGGCTCCATGGTAGCCATGGCTGCAGCTACTG ctgctATGAACCCTGGATTGAGTTTTAATATTAATGTGCCCACAAACCAAGCTTTGAATCTACCATCTCAACCAATTGCAACACACTGCTTCCAGCTCTCCAACATGTTCAATCCAAACTC AGAAAATGATACTGGCTGGGAAAATGAAATTCAGGATGATGTCATTGAAGAGTGTAACAAACATGGTGGAGTCATACACATATATGTGGATAAGAAATCTGCTGAA GGTAATGTCTATGTGAAGTGTCCCACCATTCCTGCTGCCATGGCTGCAGTCAGTGCATTGCATGGACGCTGGTTTGGAG GTAAAATGATCACAGCAGCTTATGTCCCACTTCCCACATATCACAACCTTTTCCCAGAGTCAGTGCAAGCCACACAGCTTCTTATGCCCAGCCGCCGGTGA
- the si:ch211-15p9.2 gene encoding pyruvate dehydrogenase [acetyl-transferring]-phosphatase 1, mitochondrial produces MQGYLTLNRTTVFNTRQWHYSVFTVCTPACTTNLSIILNNRRKYNSKATQMSLPQINHVLKANEYSLKVNGYDGRHNGSVKGIHSNILASNSPSEDRRSAATCLQSRGMLFGVFDGHAGSACAQAVGERLFYYIAVSLLPLKTLIDIEEAVESERPVIPVLQWHKHPNDYVSTDSGKLYFNSLRTYWQERIDLQEDEDSDIQTALINAFKRLDYDISLEAQVVFGVPFTHLTPLRVALSGCTACVAHVDREDLHVANLGDSRAVLGVQGDDGRWSALTITNDHNAHNPDEMQRVLGEHPASERKTVVKHDRLLGLLIPFRAFGDIKFKWSSELLNRIYEARPELLIGNEYAKTLPPNYHTPPYLTAEPEITYHKLRSQDKFLILASDGLWEQMHRQTVVQVLGEHLSDLQWKKPVSGLCFTVGQMHKLLQERKSRALSTLEDENCATHLIRHALGSDGCGSIEPKRLAKMLSLPQDLARLYRDDITIIVIHFNSSGILL; encoded by the coding sequence ATGCAGGGATATTTAACTCTGAATAGAACCACTGTGTTTAACACAAGGCAATGGCATTACTCTGTATTTACAGTCTGCACACCAGCCTGCACTACTAATCTATCAATTATACTAAACAACAGAAGAAAATACAATTCTAAAGCAACACAAATGTCTCTCCCACAAATAAACCATGTCTTAAAAGCTAATGAATATAGTTTAAAAGTCAATGGTTATGATGGACGGCATAATGGGTCAGTTAAAGGGATTCACAGTAATATCTTAGCATCAAACTCTCCAAGCGAAGACCGCCGAAGTGCTGCAACATGCCTGCAGAGCCGGGGCATGCTCTTTGGAGTGTTTGATGGACATGCAGGGTCTGCTTGTGCACAAGCAGTTGGTGAACGACTCTTTTACTATATTGCTGTGTCCCTGCTTCCATTAAAGACTTTAATTGACATAGAGGAGGCTGTGGAGAGTGAACGACCAGTGATTCCAGTGCTGCAATGGCACAAGCATCCAAATGATTATGTTAGCACAGACTCTGGCAAACTATACTTCAATAGTCTGAGGACATACTGGCAGGAGCGGATAGATCTCCAAGAAGATGAGGACAGTGATATACAAACAGCTTTAATAAATGCTTTCAAGAGACTCGATTATGACATTTCCTTAGAGGCCCAAGTGGTCTTTGGGGTTCCTTTTACCCACCTCACACCTCTCAGGGTGGCCTTATCTGGTTGCACAGCATGTGTGGCTCATGTGGACAGAGAAGATCTTCACgtggccaatctgggagacagtaGAGCAGTGCTTGGTGTCCAAGGGGATGATGGAAGATGGTCAGCTCTCACTATTACGAATGATCACAATGCTCACAACCCAGACGAGATGCAACGTGTTCTCGGGGAACATCCCGCTTCTGAACGAAAGACAGTGGTTAAGCATGACAGGCTACTGGGATTACTCATTCCTTTCAGGGCCTTTGGGGACATCAAATTCAAGTGGAGCAGTGAACTGTTGAATCGCATCTATGAGGCACGTCCAGAGTTGCTGATTGGTAATGAATATGCAAAAACTCTGCCACCAAACTATCACACACCACCTTATCTCACAGCAGAACCAGAAATTACATATCATAAATTGCGATCTCAAGACAAATTCTTGATCCTAGCATCAGATGGTCTCTGGGAACAAATGCATAGACAAACTGTTGTGCAGGTCTTAGGGGAGCACCTGTCTGACCTCCAATGGAAGAAGCCAGTTTCTGGACTATGTTTTACAGTGGGACAGATGCATAAACTACTGCAAGAGAGAAAGAGCAGAGCTCTCTCCACTCTGGAGGATGAGAATTGTGCCACTCATCTGATCCGCCACGCTCTGGGTAGTGATGGCTGTGGCTCCATTGAACCCAAGCGCTTAGCCAAAATGCTCAGCCTACCCCAAGACTTGGCAAGACTATACAGAGATGATATAACAATCATAGTCATCCACTTTAATAGTTCAGGTATTTTACTCTAA